A single region of the Branchiostoma lanceolatum isolate klBraLanc5 chromosome 1, klBraLanc5.hap2, whole genome shotgun sequence genome encodes:
- the LOC136435422 gene encoding DDB1- and CUL4-associated factor 6-like isoform X2, which produces MADGVHRSNIVRDLGCRTIGLLHPRDFVVSTTGYTSFIQRLQLHNKLPVHTGCVNSIWWSDDGEHILSGSDDTNLCITNAWTGKIVTSIRSGHRANIFSAKFMPHSGLGRVVSCSGDGILYYTDVEREDTWGSNVFNCHYGTAYELLTMDSDPNTFLSCGEDGTVRWFDIRLKTTCTKDNCKDDILIKAHRAVTAIATNPHTPYHLAVGCSDSSVRLFDRRMLGTKGSGGVCGKGTLGVFCRFCPPPLTNKSCRVTSLKYSGDGQDLLVSYSSDYIYLFSPQHLTSDGHGGVKYEDSHSSSNGYSKCPDKSSKDPPVKRLRLRGDWSDTGPQSRPESERDSRATSSAVADESESPQRSLMQRMTDMLQRWLEDPASFRQSMQPPQGQGQDSSPSSDSSTSQTTAGTPSPSRPETGTAATAESGAADSTGSQRSGQGSQPEQTPAAEAGAVETARAAETVAGEPTATGTGVTGTSAGAVSDASGTGLAETAAEDTPAAETAAGDAPASETTAGDTPAAETAAGDAPASETTAGDTPAAETAAGDTPAAETAAGTGSAAIAAKGAVGGAVKAEHKDVSAKSTDTTENKSEKNSCKLKPSQKTKDVSPKKKERKVKTESETLDRNKSETSTKKKSKETKERKDSETTVLREDVAQETSPVCKIKVVDTSELTTESSTQGQAGAVANTEGDHSTSKDGAKKSETLRKDSQDGNKEKTGESPRLKVDASEGQQECPSEPGAVGGSDKGTADDLKDLSVVSQEDVVRPKKPSRTTVGDDSRQSPPPTSETTPPTPQSDEPIPSGDSDDDDEDTSQSEERSGRPMYARLQALMKMRRQQREKEETELSQLPCPPHKMIYKGHRNARTMIKESNFFGSQYVISGSDCGHVFIWDRYTGRLVTLFEADKHVVNCVQPHPRYPVLATSGIDYDVKLWMAMAEEAIFPEEAYEIMHRNEAMLEETRDTITVPASFMLRMLASLNHIRSEQDSQPSGEERRPSSED; this is translated from the exons ATGGCGGACGGAGTCCACAGAAGTAACATCGTCCGCGACTTGGGGTGCCGGACAATAGGCCTGCTCCATCCCAGAGACTTTGTCGTCTCTACAACCG GTTATACCAGTTTCATCCAGAGACTGCAGCTGCACAATAAACTGCCAGTGCATACAGGATGT GTAAATAGTATCTGGTGGTCAGACGATGGAGAACATATTTTATCTGGCAGTGATGACACCAACCTGTGTATCACCAATGCTTGGACTGGGAAG ATTGTCACCTCCATCAGATCTGGCCATCGGGCTAACATCTTCAGTGCCAAGTTCATGCCCCACTCGGGTCTGGGGAGGGTGGTGTCGTGTTCGGGGGACGGGATCCTGTACTACACCGACGTGGAGAGGGAAGACACCTGGGGGTCAAACGTCTTCAACTGCCACTATGGCACCGCTTATGAG CTGCTCACAATGGACAGTGATCCCAACACGTTTCTATCCTGCGGTGAGGACGGAACTGTTCGGTGGTTCGACATCCGTCTCAAGACAACCTGCACCAAAGACAACTGCAAAGAT GACATTCTGATAAAAGCCCATCGCGCTGTGACGGCCATCGCTACCAACCCGCACACACCATACCACCTCGCTGTCGGCTGCTCCGACAGTTCCGTACGACTGTTTGATCGCAGAATGCTGGGAACTAAAGGGAGCG GTGGCGTATGCGGAAAGGGAACCCTTGGTGTGTTCTGTCGTTTCTGCCCGCCGCCGCTGACTAACAAATCGTGCCGCGTGACGTCGCTGAAGTACAGCGGAGACGGACAGGACCTCTTGGTCAGCTACTCGTCTGACTACATCTACCTGTTCAGCCCACAACACCTGACTTCTGATGGACATGGTGGGGTGAAGTATGAGGACTCTCACAGCAGTAGCAACGGGTACAGT AAATGTCCAGATAAATCGTCCAAAGATCCCCCGGTGAAGAGACTACGGCTACGCGGAGACTGGTCCGACACGGGTCCACAGTCACGTCCAGAGAGCGAACGCGACAGCAGGGCAACGTCATCAGCAG tgGCTGATGAAAGCGAGAGTCCGCAGCGCTCCCTGATGCAGCGGATGACGGACATGTTGCAGCGATGGCTGGAGGACCCGGCGAGTTTCCGCCAGTCAATGCAGCCGCCGCAGGGGCAGGGACAGGACTCCTCCCCATCCTCCGACTCCTCAACTTCTCAAACCACGGCAGGAACACCCTCGCCTTCCAGACCAGAGACAGGAACAGCAGCTACAGCAGAGTCTGGAGCAGCAGACAGCACGGGCAGCCAG AGGTCAGGGCAAGGCAGCCAGCCAGAGCAGACACCTGCTGCAGAGGCAGGTGCTGTAGAAACAGCTAGAGCTGCAGAAACAGTTGCAGGAGAACCAACTGCTACAGGGACAGGTGTTACAGGGACAAGTGCTGGAGCTGTATCGGATGCTTCAGGGACAGGTCTGGCAGAAACTGCTGCAGAAGATACACCTGCTGCAGAAACTGCTGCAGGGGATGCACCTGCTTCTGAAACTACTGCAGGAGATACACCTGCTGCAGAAACTGCTGCAGGGGATGCACCTGCTTCTGAGACTACTGCAGGAGATACACCTGCTGCAGAAACTGCTGCAGGAGATACACCTGCTGCAGAAACTGCTGCGGGGACAGGTTCTGCAGCTATTGCTGCAAAAGGTGCAGTTGGTGGAGCTGTAAAAGCAGAACATAAAGATGTCTCTGCAAAGAGCACagacacaacagaaaacaagtctgagaagaattcttgcaaactgaaACCGTCGCAAAAAACTAAAGATGTAAGTCCTAAGAAGAAGGAGAGGAAAGTGAAAACTGAAAGTGAAACCTTAGATAGGAACAAATCTGAGACATCAACTAAGAAAAAAAGTAAGGAGACGAAGGAACGTAAGGACAGTGAAACAACTGTTTTAAGAGAAGATGTTGCACAAGAGACAAGTCCAGTTTGTAAGATTAAAGTTGTTGATACGAGTGAATTAACCACAGAGTCTAGTACTCAGGGTCAGGCTGGAGCTGTGGCCAATACAGAAGGTGATCACTCAACATCTAAAGATGGTGCCAAGAAAAGTGAAACATTGAGAAAGGATTCTCAAGATGGCAATAAAGAGAAAACTGGAGAATCTCCAAGATTAAAGGTCGATGCTTCTGAAGGTCAACAGGAGTGTCCGTCAGAACCTGGGGCAGTTGGAGGAAGTGACAAGGGAACAGCCGATGACCTGAAGGACTTGAGCGTCGTTTCTCAAGAAGATGTGGTACGTCCCAAGAAACCATCTCGGACAACAGTGGGGGATGACAGCAGACAATCCCCCCCACCGACAAGTGAGACAACCCCACCCACACCTCAGTCGGATGAGCCGATCCCGTCAGGagatagtgatgatgatgatgaagacacATCACAG TCGGAGGAGAGATCGGGGCGTCCGATGTACGCCCGTCTTCAGGCGCTGATGAAGATGCGTCGGCAGCAGCGCGAGAAGGAGGAGACGGAGCTGAGTCAGCTGCCGTGCCCGCCGCACAAGATGATTTACAAGGGCCACCGCAACGCCAGGACCATGATCAAGGAATCCAACTTCTTCGGATCCCAGTACGTGATCAGCGGATCGGACTGCGGTCACGTGTTCATCTGGGACCGCTACACCGGGAGACTGGTGACGCTCTTCGAAGCGGACAAACACGTGGTGAACTGCGTCCAGCCGCACCCGAGATATCCGGTCCTCGCGACGAGCGGGATCGACTACGACGTGAAGCTGTGGATGGCGATGGCGGAGGAGGCGATTTTCCCAGAGGAGGCGTACGAGATCATGCACCGGAACGAGGCGATGTTGGAGGAGACGCGGGACACGATCACGGTTCCAGCGTCATTCATGTTGCGCATGCTGGCGTCGCTGAACCACATTCGCTCCGAGCAGGATTCGCAACCGtcaggagaggagaggagaccCAGTAGTGAGGACTGA
- the LOC136435422 gene encoding DDB1- and CUL4-associated factor 6-like isoform X1 encodes MADGVHRSNIVRDLGCRTIGLLHPRDFVVSTTGYTSFIQRLQLHNKLPVHTGCVNSIWWSDDGEHILSGSDDTNLCITNAWTGKIVTSIRSGHRANIFSAKFMPHSGLGRVVSCSGDGILYYTDVEREDTWGSNVFNCHYGTAYELLTMDSDPNTFLSCGEDGTVRWFDIRLKTTCTKDNCKDDILIKAHRAVTAIATNPHTPYHLAVGCSDSSVRLFDRRMLGTKGSGGVCGKGTLGVFCRFCPPPLTNKSCRVTSLKYSGDGQDLLVSYSSDYIYLFSPQHLTSDGHGGVKYEDSHSSSNGYSKCPDKSSKDPPVKRLRLRGDWSDTGPQSRPESERDSRATSSAVADESESPQRSLMQRMTDMLQRWLEDPASFRQSMQPPQGQGQDSSPSSDSSTSQTTAGTPSPSRPETGTAATAESGAADSTGSQQRSGQGSQPEQTPAAEAGAVETARAAETVAGEPTATGTGVTGTSAGAVSDASGTGLAETAAEDTPAAETAAGDAPASETTAGDTPAAETAAGDAPASETTAGDTPAAETAAGDTPAAETAAGTGSAAIAAKGAVGGAVKAEHKDVSAKSTDTTENKSEKNSCKLKPSQKTKDVSPKKKERKVKTESETLDRNKSETSTKKKSKETKERKDSETTVLREDVAQETSPVCKIKVVDTSELTTESSTQGQAGAVANTEGDHSTSKDGAKKSETLRKDSQDGNKEKTGESPRLKVDASEGQQECPSEPGAVGGSDKGTADDLKDLSVVSQEDVVRPKKPSRTTVGDDSRQSPPPTSETTPPTPQSDEPIPSGDSDDDDEDTSQSEERSGRPMYARLQALMKMRRQQREKEETELSQLPCPPHKMIYKGHRNARTMIKESNFFGSQYVISGSDCGHVFIWDRYTGRLVTLFEADKHVVNCVQPHPRYPVLATSGIDYDVKLWMAMAEEAIFPEEAYEIMHRNEAMLEETRDTITVPASFMLRMLASLNHIRSEQDSQPSGEERRPSSED; translated from the exons ATGGCGGACGGAGTCCACAGAAGTAACATCGTCCGCGACTTGGGGTGCCGGACAATAGGCCTGCTCCATCCCAGAGACTTTGTCGTCTCTACAACCG GTTATACCAGTTTCATCCAGAGACTGCAGCTGCACAATAAACTGCCAGTGCATACAGGATGT GTAAATAGTATCTGGTGGTCAGACGATGGAGAACATATTTTATCTGGCAGTGATGACACCAACCTGTGTATCACCAATGCTTGGACTGGGAAG ATTGTCACCTCCATCAGATCTGGCCATCGGGCTAACATCTTCAGTGCCAAGTTCATGCCCCACTCGGGTCTGGGGAGGGTGGTGTCGTGTTCGGGGGACGGGATCCTGTACTACACCGACGTGGAGAGGGAAGACACCTGGGGGTCAAACGTCTTCAACTGCCACTATGGCACCGCTTATGAG CTGCTCACAATGGACAGTGATCCCAACACGTTTCTATCCTGCGGTGAGGACGGAACTGTTCGGTGGTTCGACATCCGTCTCAAGACAACCTGCACCAAAGACAACTGCAAAGAT GACATTCTGATAAAAGCCCATCGCGCTGTGACGGCCATCGCTACCAACCCGCACACACCATACCACCTCGCTGTCGGCTGCTCCGACAGTTCCGTACGACTGTTTGATCGCAGAATGCTGGGAACTAAAGGGAGCG GTGGCGTATGCGGAAAGGGAACCCTTGGTGTGTTCTGTCGTTTCTGCCCGCCGCCGCTGACTAACAAATCGTGCCGCGTGACGTCGCTGAAGTACAGCGGAGACGGACAGGACCTCTTGGTCAGCTACTCGTCTGACTACATCTACCTGTTCAGCCCACAACACCTGACTTCTGATGGACATGGTGGGGTGAAGTATGAGGACTCTCACAGCAGTAGCAACGGGTACAGT AAATGTCCAGATAAATCGTCCAAAGATCCCCCGGTGAAGAGACTACGGCTACGCGGAGACTGGTCCGACACGGGTCCACAGTCACGTCCAGAGAGCGAACGCGACAGCAGGGCAACGTCATCAGCAG tgGCTGATGAAAGCGAGAGTCCGCAGCGCTCCCTGATGCAGCGGATGACGGACATGTTGCAGCGATGGCTGGAGGACCCGGCGAGTTTCCGCCAGTCAATGCAGCCGCCGCAGGGGCAGGGACAGGACTCCTCCCCATCCTCCGACTCCTCAACTTCTCAAACCACGGCAGGAACACCCTCGCCTTCCAGACCAGAGACAGGAACAGCAGCTACAGCAGAGTCTGGAGCAGCAGACAGCACGGGCAGCCAG CAGAGGTCAGGGCAAGGCAGCCAGCCAGAGCAGACACCTGCTGCAGAGGCAGGTGCTGTAGAAACAGCTAGAGCTGCAGAAACAGTTGCAGGAGAACCAACTGCTACAGGGACAGGTGTTACAGGGACAAGTGCTGGAGCTGTATCGGATGCTTCAGGGACAGGTCTGGCAGAAACTGCTGCAGAAGATACACCTGCTGCAGAAACTGCTGCAGGGGATGCACCTGCTTCTGAAACTACTGCAGGAGATACACCTGCTGCAGAAACTGCTGCAGGGGATGCACCTGCTTCTGAGACTACTGCAGGAGATACACCTGCTGCAGAAACTGCTGCAGGAGATACACCTGCTGCAGAAACTGCTGCGGGGACAGGTTCTGCAGCTATTGCTGCAAAAGGTGCAGTTGGTGGAGCTGTAAAAGCAGAACATAAAGATGTCTCTGCAAAGAGCACagacacaacagaaaacaagtctgagaagaattcttgcaaactgaaACCGTCGCAAAAAACTAAAGATGTAAGTCCTAAGAAGAAGGAGAGGAAAGTGAAAACTGAAAGTGAAACCTTAGATAGGAACAAATCTGAGACATCAACTAAGAAAAAAAGTAAGGAGACGAAGGAACGTAAGGACAGTGAAACAACTGTTTTAAGAGAAGATGTTGCACAAGAGACAAGTCCAGTTTGTAAGATTAAAGTTGTTGATACGAGTGAATTAACCACAGAGTCTAGTACTCAGGGTCAGGCTGGAGCTGTGGCCAATACAGAAGGTGATCACTCAACATCTAAAGATGGTGCCAAGAAAAGTGAAACATTGAGAAAGGATTCTCAAGATGGCAATAAAGAGAAAACTGGAGAATCTCCAAGATTAAAGGTCGATGCTTCTGAAGGTCAACAGGAGTGTCCGTCAGAACCTGGGGCAGTTGGAGGAAGTGACAAGGGAACAGCCGATGACCTGAAGGACTTGAGCGTCGTTTCTCAAGAAGATGTGGTACGTCCCAAGAAACCATCTCGGACAACAGTGGGGGATGACAGCAGACAATCCCCCCCACCGACAAGTGAGACAACCCCACCCACACCTCAGTCGGATGAGCCGATCCCGTCAGGagatagtgatgatgatgatgaagacacATCACAG TCGGAGGAGAGATCGGGGCGTCCGATGTACGCCCGTCTTCAGGCGCTGATGAAGATGCGTCGGCAGCAGCGCGAGAAGGAGGAGACGGAGCTGAGTCAGCTGCCGTGCCCGCCGCACAAGATGATTTACAAGGGCCACCGCAACGCCAGGACCATGATCAAGGAATCCAACTTCTTCGGATCCCAGTACGTGATCAGCGGATCGGACTGCGGTCACGTGTTCATCTGGGACCGCTACACCGGGAGACTGGTGACGCTCTTCGAAGCGGACAAACACGTGGTGAACTGCGTCCAGCCGCACCCGAGATATCCGGTCCTCGCGACGAGCGGGATCGACTACGACGTGAAGCTGTGGATGGCGATGGCGGAGGAGGCGATTTTCCCAGAGGAGGCGTACGAGATCATGCACCGGAACGAGGCGATGTTGGAGGAGACGCGGGACACGATCACGGTTCCAGCGTCATTCATGTTGCGCATGCTGGCGTCGCTGAACCACATTCGCTCCGAGCAGGATTCGCAACCGtcaggagaggagaggagaccCAGTAGTGAGGACTGA
- the LOC136435427 gene encoding frizzled-9-like, which translates to MGFLRWSPVLLLLLGGCFAYDFNKDSGSCERITIPMCIGIGYNMTRMPNRLGHTSQTEAAIKVHEWSSLVQYACSVNLRFFLCSLYAPMCTEQVPDIPIPACRPMCEEVRDACSPIMEQFSFSWPENLNCDTLPEENDRENLCMLAPNTSDSKDYKQPEGDGVLAPPPAAHSTPSPKQKCPNPAKFLFVEKSGVCAPRCNASIDVFFSRQDKEFVEIWMGIWSVVCVVSTSVVILTFMIDSRRFRYPERPIIFMAVCYFFYSIGFILRLGLGRETISCDMDRGEPYLIQEGLESTGCTIVFLILYFFGMASSLWWVILTMTWFLAAGLKWGQEAIEAHSSYFHLAAWAVPAVKTIVVLTLRRVDGDELTGLCYVGNQDRTALTWFVLAPLFTYLILGTCFILAGFVNLFRIRKVMRGSGNSTERLEKLMSRIGIFSVFYTVPATCVVACYFYEQQNMSTWTMAAQAIPCNNNVDCRLSSSIPLVAVYCVKIAFLLLVGCFGTSLWICSNKTMESWQNFCNRRFGTKKKSNVLLYHHPPGNVAVKHHTSHHASGSSKGVTVHTAV; encoded by the coding sequence ATGGGGTTCCTAAGGTGGTCTCCTGTCCTTCTCTTGCTTCTTGGAGGCTGCTTCGCCTACGATTTCAACAAGGATTCGGGCAGCTGTGAGAGAATCACCATTCCGATGTGTATCGGGATCGGCTACAACATGACGCGGATGCCGAACCGTTTGGGCCACACTTCCCAGACCGAAGCCGCCATAAAAGTGCACGAGTGGTCGTCCCTTGTCCAGTACGCCTGTTCTGTGAACTTACGGTTCTTCCTGTGCTCCCTGTACGCCCCGATGTGCACGGAGCAGGTCCCGGACATCCCCATCCCCGCCTGCCGACCGATGTGCGAGGAGGTCCGAGACGCCTGCTCCCCCATCATGGAACAGTTCTCCTTCTCGTGGCCGGAAAATCTCAACTGCGACACCCTTCCCGAGGAGAACGACCGTGAGAACTTGTGTATGCTTGCCCCCAACACTTCGGATTCTAAAGACTACAAACAACCAGAGGGGGACGGAGTCTTAGCCCCGCCGCCCGCCGCGCACAGCACGCCGAGCCCCAAGCAGAAGTGCCCGAACCCCGCCAAGTTCCTCTTCGTCGAAAAGTCGGGCGTCTGTGCCCCGAGGTGTAACGCCTCCATAGACGTCTTCTTCAGTCGACAGGACAAGGAATTCGTCGAGATCTGGATGGGAATCTGGTCTGTAGTCTGCGTGGTTTCCACTTCAGTCGTCATCTTGACTTTCATGATAGACTCTCGAAGATTCAGGTATCCAGAAAGACCCATTATCTTCATGGCTGTGTGCTACTTCTTCTACTCGATCGGGTTCATCCTGCGTCTCGGACTCGGCCGAGAGACCATCTCCTGCGACATGGACAGGGGAGAGCCGTACCTGATACAGGAAGGACTAGAAAGCACGGGATGCACCATTGTGTTCCTGATCCTGTACTTTTTCGGCATGGCTAGCTCCCTGTGGTGGGTTATCCTCACTATGACCTGGTTCCTAGCAGCAGGGCTCAAGTGGGGGCAAGAAGCCATCGAAGCCCACAGCAGCTACTTCCACCTAGCAGCCTGGGCAGTGCCTGCGGTCAAGACTATCGTGGTCTTGACTTTGAGACGTGTGGACGGGGACGAACTGACTGGACTTTGTTACGTCGGGAACCAGGATCGAACCGCTTTGACCTGGTTTGTGCTCGCACCGCTTTTCACCTACCTGATCCTGGGCACATGCTTCATCCTTGCCGGATTCGTCAACCTGTTCCGGATAAGAAAAGTGATGCGAGGATCTGGAAACAGCACAGAAAGACTAGAGAAACTCATGAGTCGAATCGGCATCTTTTCTGTCTTCTACACGGTTCCAGCCACATGCGTGGTCGCCTGTTACTTCTacgaacaacaaaacatgtccaCTTGGACCATGGCTGCCCAAGCAATCCCCTGTAACAACAATGTAGACTGTAGACTTTCCAGCTCCATCCCTCTGGTAGCCGTGTACTGTGTGAAGATAGCCTTCCTCCTGCTCGTGGGATGTTTCGGGACTTCTCTCTGGATTTGTAGTAACAAGACGATGGAGTCGTGGCAGAACTTTTGCAACAGGAGGTTCGGAACGAAGAAAAAGTCGAACGTTTTGCTGTACCACCATCCTCCAGGCAATGTTGCTGTCAAACACCACACCAGTCATCATGCAAGTGGCTCTTCAAAAGGAGTAACAGTACACACCGCAGTTTAA